One Sander vitreus isolate 19-12246 chromosome 23, sanVit1, whole genome shotgun sequence DNA window includes the following coding sequences:
- the LOC144512341 gene encoding uncharacterized protein LOC144512341, producing MQQRGQKLLQSKMFLLLLRTSALALLLGLSTAGGTSQRGLNAADGTSQRGLSCREEIPSELLRDLWRRTTQLINKLPKEEKFLRRQRLLPKFCTKCSERVIGWLEIREVMDVYQRSVFSREVVQELLPLHYNDLLYRLQHTLQHCVSSSKPSEWFKTIKNLERKIKKRRRDQGALKAIVEFTYVLRWLDELAQHHIL from the exons ATGCAGCAGAGGGGACAGAAGCTGCTGCAGTCAAAGatgtttctcctcctcctcaggacGTCTGCTCTTGCTCTGCTCCTCGGCCTCAGCACCGCTGGTGGGACGTCCCAGAGAGGACTCAACGCCGCTGACGGGACGTCCCAGAGAGGACTCAGCTGCCGGGAGGAGATCCCCTCCGAGCTGCTCCGGGACCTTTGGCGCCGAACCACACAGCTGATCAACAAGCTGCCG AAAGAAGAGAAATTCTTGAGGCGACAGAGACTTCTGCCCAAGTTCTGCACCAAATGTTCTGAG CGTGTGATTGGCTGGCTGGAGATACGGGAAGTGATGGACGTGTACCAGAGGAGTGTGTTCAGCAGAGAGGTGGTCCAGGAGCTCCTCCCCCTGCACTACAACGACCTACTGTACCGGCTccaacacacactgcagcactgt GTTTCGTCCTCTAAACCTTCAGAATGGTTCAAAACCATCAAGAACCTggaaagaaaaattaaaaag aggaggagagaccagGGAGCGCTGAAGGCCATCGTAGAGTTCACCTACGTCCTCCGATGGCTCGATGAGCTGGCTCAGCACCACATCCTGTag